GTCCCGTCTGGACCTGGATGTGCCCTCTTACCATGGCTACCGAAAGTCCAAAGAGGTGACGGACGAAAAGTTGCATGTTCACAAAGAGCGTCCTCAGGAGGAGCATCACGAACATGTGGAGCAtaaggaggagtccaaggaggagataaaggaggagtccaaggaggagtccaaggaggGTCCaaaggaggagtccaaggaggagtccaag
This genomic interval from Yarrowia lipolytica chromosome 1E, complete sequence contains the following:
- a CDS encoding uncharacterized protein (Truncated form of YALI0E12199g, some similarities with uniprot|P50108 Saccharomyces cerevisiae YDR245w MNN10 subunit of mannosyltransferase complex) codes for the protein MDTANQEHLRRSFGAASLSPPAASPALHTKPMFRRRFSTTLLLLGACVCLLFLAASQSRLDLDVPSYHGYRKSKEVTDEKLHVHKERPQEEHHEHVEHKEESKEEIKEESKEESKEGPKEESKEESKEESKEESKG